GGGGCCATTTTATCACGGGTCCAGGGTGGGTCTTCGCCAGCTTTGGCCTCATGATGCGCGGTGACCTGATCGATCAGATCCGGCATGGCATCGCGCTCAATCCGGCTGACCGCACCCTCCAATTCGATGCTGAGATAGTTCCAAGTCGGCACCTGATCGGGAATGTCATACCAGTTGGCGCTGATATAGCTGTCCGGCCCGTTGACCACGAACAGCGCATCGCCCTCGCATATGTACCGCGTCAGCGCATTGCCGCGCGAGAGATGAAATTCGAGCGTGTCCGGCCCTTCAAACAGCACCGGAATATGCGCCACACGCGGGCCATTGGGCGTCTGCGCGAAGACCATGCCAAAGCCGATTTCCTCGACCCAGTGCCGCATCAGATCGCGGTCGGTGATATGGAAGCTGCGATCGGGATGCATCAGCTACGCCTGCCCCTTGGCGCATTGCGCGCGGGCCGCTTTTTGGCCGCCGCTTTGCCCCGCGTTGCCGGTTTGCGTCCCGGCTTTTTGCCTGTTTTGGCCTTGGCCGCGCTCGCCGCCGATGTACTGCGGCTGCGGCGCTCCCCACGTCGCGCCTTGCGCACCTGCTTGGCATGCGCCTTGGCTTTGCGCTTCTGGTTGGCACGATCAGGCAGCGGCTCGCTATCGACCGGATCAAAGGCATCACCCAGAGCAGTATCAAAGCCCATGCTCTCCATCGTCTCGGCAAAATGCGGCGGCAGTTCGGCCTGCACATCAATGCGATGACCCTCAGGCTGCTCAATCACCAAACGCCGCGCATGCAGATGCATTTTGCGGCTCACCGGGCCGGTGACATAGGCCTCCTTGCCGCCATATTTGGCATCGCCGACAATCGGATGGCCAATCGCCGCCATATGTACGCGCAGCTGATGCGTCCGCCCGGTCAGCGGGTGCAGCTCAACCCAGCTCACCTTGCCGCCGGCATGCTCAATCACGCGATAGCGGCTGCGGCTCGGCTGGCCCTGTTCATGGTCGACATACATTTTCTCGCCGCCCGTACCCGGCTGTTTCGCCAGCGGCAGGTCAATCTGCCCCTCGCGGATTTCCGGCAGACCCATAACCAGCGCCCAATAGACTTTCTTGGCCGAACGCCCGGAAAAGCGCTTGGAGAAAAAGGCGGCGCTGCCCGGCGTGCGCGCGATCAGCAATACCCCCGATGTATCTTTATCGAGCCGGTGCACCAGACGCGGGCGCGGATCATCGTCATCACGATAGGCGTCGAGCAAGCCATCAATATGGCGATAGGTCTTACTGCCGCCCTGCGTCGCCAGCCCCGGTGGCTTGTTGAGGATGATGGCCGATCCGGTCTTCTCGATGACCAGACTTTCGGCCAGCGCCTTGTCCTCATCGGATAACTCGCGCACCGGACGCGCGGCGTGGCGCTTATGATCGGGGTCTTCGGGCGGCACCCGCAACAATTGGCCGGTACTGAGACGATCCCCCGGAGCTACCCGGCGGCCATTGACGCGGATCTGACCGGTCCGCGCCCATTTGGAGATGGTACCAAAGCCGATATGCCCCATATGCCGCGCAAACCAGCGGTCAACGCGGATATCGTCATCGTCTTTGGCAATGCGAAATTCGCGCACCCGCGGCGTCTGCTCACTCTCGCTCATACCCAGAGCCTCGCCAGCATCAGTCCACCGAACAGTGCAGCCACCGAGGCGATAACCGAGAGCAACGCATAGCCCGCAGCCACACCCCATTCACCGCGCATCACCATATTGGCTGTCTCGAGCGAAAAAGCGGAGAAGGTAGTGAAACCGCCGAGCAGGCCGACGCCGATAAGCAAACGCCAGGTTTCGCCGCCACTGGCCTGCTGCGCCAATATGCCAACAAGGCAGCCCATCAAAAAACCGCCGCTGAGATTGGCAATCAGTGTTCCCCAAGGCCATCCGGGTCCGAAAAACTGCAATGCTATACGGCCTAAATGAAAGCGCCCGACAGCGCCCAGACCGCCGCCGAGAGCGACCAATAACGTAGCACTGCTGAGGGAGACACTAGACATGGGCAGCGTCTTAGCCGGACTTGTCACGAAAGGCTATGGGGTGCCTAAGGGAGCGCTCAATTTCCCTGATTCCGCGCAAGCGGAAACTATGCACATTTATAGTCTCGCACAAAGGCGCAAAGGCACGAAGAGCGCGCATCAAGAATAACGCTCTTTGTGCCTTTGTGGCTTCGTGCGAAACAAAACTAAGAGCCGCTTGCGCGGCGCTGGCGATGTTGCTCAAAGCCCCGCTTAACCCGCAATCGCAGCGCGCACAGCGGCCAGTGCATCGTCCGCCGCATCACCATTCGGTCCCCCACCCTGCGCCATGTCGGGGCGGCCACCGCCGCCCTTGCCGCCCAGCGCTTCGACCGCAACGCGCACCAGATCGACCGCGCTATGGCTTTCGACCAGATCATCAGTAACGCCGACAGCGGCAGCAGCGCGGCCGTCATTGACCGCGATCATCACCGCAACGCCGC
The sequence above is drawn from the Parasphingorhabdus sp. SCSIO 66989 genome and encodes:
- a CDS encoding FMN-binding negative transcriptional regulator, which produces MHPDRSFHITDRDLMRHWVEEIGFGMVFAQTPNGPRVAHIPVLFEGPDTLEFHLSRGNALTRYICEGDALFVVNGPDSYISANWYDIPDQVPTWNYLSIELEGAVSRIERDAMPDLIDQVTAHHEAKAGEDPPWTRDKMAPGKFEGMLQGIVGFRMEIKAWRGTAKLSQNKPEATRLAAADKVEASGRKAMAMLMRNVESDA
- a CDS encoding RluA family pseudouridine synthase — encoded protein: MSESEQTPRVREFRIAKDDDDIRVDRWFARHMGHIGFGTISKWARTGQIRVNGRRVAPGDRLSTGQLLRVPPEDPDHKRHAARPVRELSDEDKALAESLVIEKTGSAIILNKPPGLATQGGSKTYRHIDGLLDAYRDDDDPRPRLVHRLDKDTSGVLLIARTPGSAAFFSKRFSGRSAKKVYWALVMGLPEIREGQIDLPLAKQPGTGGEKMYVDHEQGQPSRSRYRVIEHAGGKVSWVELHPLTGRTHQLRVHMAAIGHPIVGDAKYGGKEAYVTGPVSRKMHLHARRLVIEQPEGHRIDVQAELPPHFAETMESMGFDTALGDAFDPVDSEPLPDRANQKRKAKAHAKQVRKARRGERRSRSTSAASAAKAKTGKKPGRKPATRGKAAAKKRPARNAPRGRRS
- the crcB gene encoding fluoride efflux transporter CrcB gives rise to the protein MSSVSLSSATLLVALGGGLGAVGRFHLGRIALQFFGPGWPWGTLIANLSGGFLMGCLVGILAQQASGGETWRLLIGVGLLGGFTTFSAFSLETANMVMRGEWGVAAGYALLSVIASVAALFGGLMLARLWV